A window of Haloarcula taiwanensis genomic DNA:
GGACTGGATTGGCGTGGCAGTTTGCTCGGTGACAGCAAGCAGGTATGCCGTCGTGATCGCCGCTGGCGGCACGCCAAGCGCTATCGTCATCGTCGCCCCGTCAGCAACAAGCGACGACAGCGCGTCCGGAACGCGCACTCTGAGCGTATCCCCACTCACAACCGAGCCGTGGACCGGTGCCCAGTGTGTGCCGTCAGCGGTCGAGATCGATGCGACACCGAGCGTCACTGTTGGCCACGTCTCAGTTTCTCCCTGCGGGAATTGCAGGTCCTGTCCGTCGATATCTGTCCCCGAGGCCGCCTGACCTGTGTATGTCGGCTCCGGATTTTCCCCGGCCGGGCCGAGATCGCCGATAGTCTCTAGCAGGTCAACGAGCGGGGCCTCCGGGTCAAGTCCGAGGCCGAGCGACAGCCGCGACCACGGCCGCGCCTCGCGGTGCTGTGTCTGGTCCGGACCGCTGAACACACCGCTAACCAAGTCGATACCCGTAGACCGCTGGAACCGAAGCGCCGGCCCACTCGCTCGGAGCGCCTCCGCCGCAAGCGCGTCAACCGGGATTTCGAATGGGCCGTCGAGTCGGACGAGGTCGTCGTCGCCAGCCAGTCCACGAACGTACTGTGTGAACGGTATCACTGTGATTGCTCCTCCCGTTCATCAAGTCGGTCGAACCGCGCAGCGTCCAGTCCCGCTTCGACCAGCCGTACCTGGGCTCGCTTACGAGTTTCTGTGGTCGCCGTCGTGTCCGTCGCGTCACCGTCAGTCGTCGCGTCGATGTAGGCTTTGGCCGTCTTCGCCTTCGAAGTCCCCACATCCGCACTGCCCTTCTCGTCGGGCGTCTGGTAGATGTTGAGCGGGACTTTCGGCATCCGCTCGACGCCGAACTGGTGGAAGTCGGCATCGGGGTCTGCCTCAAGTGCGATAGCTGTCAAGACTGCCCGTGGGTCAAGTGGGTCGACAGCAGCGTCGACAAAGACGAAAAAGTCGATGTGAAGCATCCCCCACGTCGTGAAAATAAAGTTCGCCAGTTCGTGGAGATACCCCGGATACGGTCGGTCCGTCGCGATGACCCAGACGGTGCGGGACGTGAATCGCCACGGGACCGCCATCGAAACATCGAATCCGGCGGCTCGGAGCCCGACAGTCGCGTCGGGTCCGGCTGCGACGAGTCGCAGCGTGCTGGTCGAGTTCTGCCCGTATCCGACGCCGCTCCCCTCGACGCAAAACGGGATGTGCGGTTCGTCCCGGTGGGTGATTGCATCGACCTCGAACACCGGCATAGAGCGACGCGGACCGTTCATGTAGCCGAAATAGTCTCCGAACGGGCCCTCGTCGAGTCGGTCGTCGGGTCGAACGTGCCCTTCGAGAACTAGCTCGGCCGTCGCCGGGACGTACAGGTCATTGGTTTCGCACTGGACGAGGTCGACAGGCGCGTCTTTCAGGCCGCCCGCGAAGGCCGCTTCACTCCGTCCAGTCGGGATCCACATATCTGCAGTACTCTCGACGGTGGGTTCCGAACCGATGACGACCGCGACTGGCATCGGTTCGCCACGCGGCTCGTAGTCGTAGTAGTAGCGGTTAGGAACCTGTTCACCGGCCAGTAACAGCAGACTGGCCCGGGAGCTGTCGTGGATCATCATGCGATGGCTCGACCAAGTCCCCCACTCCGTGTCGGGGTCCGGTGCGACGATGGTGTGGTGATTCGAGTACCGTCCCCCGTCACCCTCGTGGATGTACGGCCACGGGAACGACAGGAGGTCAACCTCGTTCCCTGTCCGCACTGTTTCTTTACAAGGGGCTTGGTGATTTGCGACAGTTCGAGGCGCTTTCGGCGCGTTGAGGCGCTCAATCACTCGGTCGTAGTACGTACGGCCCGAAAGACCGTCTGGGTGCCCCAGCGCTTGTGCGAAGTGATTCCAGGGGCGAGTCTGCGGGCCGCGGTACGGGTCCCCAACCAGTTTCGACTCCGTCTCAATCCCTGTGACGGACTCGAAAACAGGAATCGGTCCGTCACGGATATTGGCAAGCATCGTGGCTGCACTCGCTTCAAGGTCCCACGACACTGGCTGGTCGAACGGACAGAGCCAGCCGGTCGTGTCGAGCAAATCGAGGTACTCACGGAGGGAATTGACCGCCATCTATCACTCCTGTTCTTCGAGGACCCGCCTGAGTGGGTCGTCATCAAATTCGCGACGGACTTCCGCGTAAGCGTCAAGGAGTGCCGGTCGTTCCGTGGCGAGGTGGTCGAACGCGATTTCCCGAAGCGCATCGGACGTTGACTCGTACTCGCCGGTCTCGACGAGATACTGCAAGAGTACTTTCAGGTCGTCAGAGCGAGTATTGAGGATATTCGACGCCGTCTCCTGTTCAGCCGCCAGATGAGCGACTAGCTCGTGATCAATACCGGTCTCGTCAGTCTCGTCGAGCAATTCGACGTATCTGGTCTCACTGACACTCTCGTGTGGTCCGGCGACGATTGTTAGAGGGTCCGGGTCAGTGAGTTCAGCAGGGTCCCTGGCAATCCGAACGCGCGCTTCGAAAATGCGTTTCGTCTGGGCATCCGTAATCTGCAGTGTGGTTTCGGTCTGTTCTTCCTCTGGAAGATGGTCCGCTGACGTGATGTAGTGGCTCGACATTACCTGCCCTCAGTTGGATTGTTGATGTTCTTAGCAACCTCTTGTCCCAGTGGCAAATATCTACCGTCGTGGAGCCATTGTTGTCCCGGTTCACATGCCCCGGTCACGATCTGAGTAAAGTGAGATAGTAAAGCGTGGTCCCAACATCTGCAGGTGGAATTGCTCCACACCCCCACCCCACTGGTTCCGCTGTTAGCCACCCCACCGGTTCCGCTGTTAGACAGAGAACTATCAGAGTCATCGTCGATTACATGATGGCTAGCGTAGAAGACCCGACAGACCGAGAGTGAACACAGTCCGTCGGAAACAAGCGCACAGAGATGCTGCTCCTAGTATCGCTGTCTCGGGAAGCGGCTCGGGTCCCGACACAGGACGAGCACTCGTCACAGATCTGATCGTTGATAACATCCGCAACGCGCTGGTAATTGAACAGGCGCTCCGCTTCGGATACGGGATCTCCGAGACCATTCCACGCACCGAACTGGCCGGGGTACAGTTGCTTTGCGGCGGCCTCCGTCTGAAAGAGGTTGATGACCGGGCCTTGGTACTCGGTGCCGCCGCGGTAGAGCCGGTTCGCGTCGACAGCGGTTAGCTGGCTCCCGACAGGGTCGTCTCGTATATGCTCAACGCTGGACTCGAAGTCCTCGGCGCTTGCGTGTGAGAATCGGTAAAGGAATACGAGGCCGTCTGGGTCAGACGACAGGAGTGTGCGTAGTGGAAGTTGGTCTGTGCGTGCCCGAACTGTCCGGCGAACATAAATATCGCCAAGCTACCTCGCGGTATGCAGGTCGGAATAGAAGCGGCACCGGCGTATCACTCACGCCGTCACATCGTCGAGATGTACGCTTCGACGAGTGCCGCCTCGGCCTGACGCAGCCTGTACGAGACCGTCGAGCGCGGCCAATCGAGTTCCGCCGCGATATCGTCGAGGGTCGTCTCGCGTGGCGTCTCGTAGTAGCCCTTCTCGGCAGCCAGTTCGAGCACCCGGCTCTGTTCCGGCCGAACAGAAACTGAGTCAAACAGGGTAAGCAACGGGCCGGCCGCGTCGCCTACGTGGTCGAAGTGAAAAGAGAGTCCGTCCTGAAGGACGCCCCTCAGTGTATCGTACAGCATCCCGACTTTCTTATCGTCCTCCATGAGGATGCGCCAGCGCTCGGTGTTCTCCTGCCGGGTTATCTCGAAGAGGAGTGCGCCGTTGATATACCGGTTCGTGATCGTTGGCACCGAGTCGCAGTGGACGAGATCCTCGAAGTAGCTGTAGACGAGACTGCGCTGGGAGCCGTTTTCGAGCACGTCACTGTAGTGGCGGCCGCCGCAGGGGCGGTCACTGATACTCAGTTGATTGTACGCCGACCCCGTCAACAGCGCCGTCGCGTCTTCCACGACAGAAGTGGGGCCCGTTATTCGGTCCAGCCGCCAGAGTTGCGCGTTCCCCATCGAACAGAGGAACGTCGTCGAACGGGCTTCCGGTGTCTCGATGAACAGATCCATTAGCTCGTCGACGCCGTCGTTGTACCGGATCTCGAAGACAAACTCCCGCATCTGTTCTGTTTTGCGTGTGGACAGTACAGTCAATTTCGGTTCTGGTTGTTCGTTTTTTGAGCGGCAACCAGATCGCGTCTCTGCTGACAGCATCCCCTCGCGCGCTTGTCGCAGGACAAGACAAGATACAGGCGTTCAGGGACACAACACAGCTATATGAGCAACACTGCCGCTGATGACTCCCTTCCGTGGTTCGTCAAAGTTGTTATTGCGATAGCGCTGTTGATAATCCTCTTTATAATCGGTATCGATCTGCTAACGTTCGCCGCAGCTTGGTAGCGGTATCTGTCGGTTCCGGTCTGAAACCGTCTCGCCGGCCACTGGAATTTTCGCACAGTTGTCAGTCGGCGAACGTAGAACTATGTATTTATTTTAAGTATCAGCAGACACGACAGCACTACGACCGACCGAACTGGACAATGAGTGCCCACCGGAATCAGCCACAGCGGATCAAGAACGCGCTGGTCACGCCAGAATGGCTTGAGCATCGGCTCGAGACTGTCGCGTCTGATTCGCCGGACCTGCGACTCGTCGAAGTCGACCTTAACACCGATTTCTATGCTGAAGCGCACATCCCCGGTGCGGTTTCGATCGACTGGCGACGACACCTCCAGCACGAAACGCGACGCGATATCCCATCGAAAGCGGCGCTCGCAGACCTCCTTGGCACACGTGGCATCACGGACCAATCGACGCTTGTTCTCTACGGAGACAGCTCGAACTGGTTTGCGGCGCACCTGTACTGGATGCTCACCTACTACGGCCACGAAGACATCTATCTCCTCGATGGGGGCCGGAGACACTGGCTTGAGTCGGGGCGACCGACGAGCGAGAGCGTCCCGTCGTACACGCCACGGTCGTATCGGCCGGGTGGCCCGTACGAGCATGTGAGAGCGTATCGACACGACGTGCACCGAGCACTGTCCAAGCCGACCGCGCTTGTCGATGTCCGGCTTCCCGAAGAGTACGACGGGACTATCCTCGCACCGCCGGGGATGACGGAATCCGCGCAGCGAGGCGGGCATATTCCCGGCGCAGTGAACATCGTCTGGTCCGAGAATCTCCGCTCTGACGGTCGATTCAAATCTCTCGAAGCACTCCGTCGGCTCTACTGCGAGTATGATATCGACAGCGACCGCGACATAATTGTCTACTGCCGGATCGGCGAACGATCGTCGTTAACGTGGTTTGTGCTGTCTGAACTTCTTGGTTATTCCTCGGTCAGAAACTACGACGGGGCGTGGACTGAGTGGGGGAACCTCGTTGCTGTTCCCGTGACAACTGACCGGACGTAGCGAGAGTGCGCTTTACCCCCTGTTGCTACCCGGAGTTGTCACAGGCCAAACGGAAGACTAACTCACGGAAGGTGGGACTGCCTGGTATGCTTTCGATACCTGTCTCGCGGTTGCCCCTCATCGGACTGTTCGCAATTCCGTTCGTAGTCGCGTTCGTAGTCGCACTCGAACCAGTTGCGTTCCTGGCAGTCATCAATACGGCCCTCATCGTCGTCGCCGTTCGGGTCATGTTCGGCGCGGATGATATCACCACTATCAAGCGTGCGGTGAGCCGACGGCGATGATGACCGGTGGCCACGGCACAGGGGTGGTGAGCGGCGATATCGGCCTCGTAGTCTTCGCCTTGATTGGGCTCCTCGGCGGTGCACACTGCCTGGGAATGTGTGGACCGCTCGTTACCCTGTACGCCGACCGGTTAGGCGACGACGGCCCGGTCGCCTGGGCAGAGATCCGCCAGCACCTCCTGTTCAACTTCGGACGAACGGTGAGCTACGCGCTTCTCGGCGCGCTCATGGGGCTGCTCGGAACCATCGTCTATGACACGGCAGCCGTCGTTGCGCTGGCAGATAGCTTTCGGGCAGTCGCCGGAATCGCTGTTGGGGGATTCATCATGGTGACCGGGGGGCTGTACCTCCGGACAGGGACGGCGACGAGCGCTATTGCTGGGGTCGGGTCTGGGTCACTGCTGTGGCGTTTTAGCACGCGATTACACAAGCACGTCGACCAGTGGGTCGGCGGTCCGCGTATCATCGCGCTAGGTGCGGTGCACGGTATTCTCCCGTGCCCGCTCCTTTATCCGGCGTTTCTGTACGCATTCGCTATCGGGTCACCGGCCTATGGCGCGCTTGCACTGTCCGTGCTTGGACTCGGAACCGTCCCTGCAGTGTTCGGGTACGGTGTCGCGTTCAACTCGGTTTCACCGCGGTTTCAGTCCCGACTGCATCGCGCGCTCGGAGTAGTGTTCCTCGTTCTGGGGTATCTTCCGCTGTCGCATGGACTGATGATTTTCGGTCTGACGGTTCCACATCCATCGGTTCCCATCTACCAGCCACTGGGCTAACCCGCCGAAGGAGTTGATCGCCGCGATCAGTGCACTAGCACCGTCGTTCCGACGATAGCCCAGCGTCGAGGGGAGCCGTCAGGTGTTGCGGACTTGTCCTGCGACAAGGGAGGTTACAATTCCATCGGGTCGCAGAAGACGAAACAGTATGGGTACTACAGAGGACCGATCAGGCACCGTGAGGCCGCAAGCCGGCCGCGACCGACTGCATAGCTGTCGACGCATCCGTAGAGTGGTCTTCCGAGCGGCGTCGTCAGTGGCTGCACTCGTGTCCGTCGGCGCTGCAAGTGCACAGGAAGCAGGCGCTGGCACCGCGAGCGGGGGTAGCGGGTCCGGGCTCGTCGTCACGGTAGTGGCACTGGGGCTTACTGGACTCAGTATCGGTGCGGTATATCTACTGAGTTGGCGAGATAGACCGGAGCCGTCGTTTTCTCCCGCGACGACCACCACTGAACGAGTCGCCACTCCACACAGTGGACAGATGTTCGAGTCCGAAGTCCCACAACGCGAGACGGAGTCGGTCGACCACGACGCGTTCGACCCGGTCGGGACCGGACTACTGCTCGTGCTGTACTTCGTGGTCATCTCGCTGATGTGGCTGTTCATGTACTTCGTCGAATTTCTCGGGAACGGGCCGTCGGTGGTGGGATAAAATGCACGTCCACAGATTCGAACGGCTGTGGCTGGTGGCCGCGCTCGCGATGATTGTCCTGTTCATTGGCACTGTGACATACGGCGCTGTCGGCGCTGGCTACGGGATGGTCGATGACACTGGCGGCCAGGTCGACCCCACAGATGCGACGGCCAGCGAGAACTTCCGAGAGCCAGGTGTGTACAACGGCAGTGAACCGGGCCACTACGACGTG
This region includes:
- a CDS encoding bacterio-opsin activator, with the translated sequence MREFVFEIRYNDGVDELMDLFIETPEARSTTFLCSMGNAQLWRLDRITGPTSVVEDATALLTGSAYNQLSISDRPCGGRHYSDVLENGSQRSLVYSYFEDLVHCDSVPTITNRYINGALLFEITRQENTERWRILMEDDKKVGMLYDTLRGVLQDGLSFHFDHVGDAAGPLLTLFDSVSVRPEQSRVLELAAEKGYYETPRETTLDDIAAELDWPRSTVSYRLRQAEAALVEAYISTM
- a CDS encoding cytochrome oxidase → MFESEVPQRETESVDHDAFDPVGTGLLLVLYFVVISLMWLFMYFVEFLGNGPSVVG
- a CDS encoding ubiD operon protein: MSSHYITSADHLPEEEQTETTLQITDAQTKRIFEARVRIARDPAELTDPDPLTIVAGPHESVSETRYVELLDETDETGIDHELVAHLAAEQETASNILNTRSDDLKVLLQYLVETGEYESTSDALREIAFDHLATERPALLDAYAEVRREFDDDPLRRVLEEQE
- a CDS encoding 3-octaprenyl-4-hydroxybenzoate carboxy-lyase — encoded protein: MAVNSLREYLDLLDTTGWLCPFDQPVSWDLEASAATMLANIRDGPIPVFESVTGIETESKLVGDPYRGPQTRPWNHFAQALGHPDGLSGRTYYDRVIERLNAPKAPRTVANHQAPCKETVRTGNEVDLLSFPWPYIHEGDGGRYSNHHTIVAPDPDTEWGTWSSHRMMIHDSSRASLLLLAGEQVPNRYYYDYEPRGEPMPVAVVIGSEPTVESTADMWIPTGRSEAAFAGGLKDAPVDLVQCETNDLYVPATAELVLEGHVRPDDRLDEGPFGDYFGYMNGPRRSMPVFEVDAITHRDEPHIPFCVEGSGVGYGQNSTSTLRLVAAGPDATVGLRAAGFDVSMAVPWRFTSRTVWVIATDRPYPGYLHELANFIFTTWGMLHIDFFVFVDAAVDPLDPRAVLTAIALEADPDADFHQFGVERMPKVPLNIYQTPDEKGSADVGTSKAKTAKAYIDATTDGDATDTTATTETRKRAQVRLVEAGLDAARFDRLDEREEQSQ
- a CDS encoding sulfurtransferase, with the protein product MSAHRNQPQRIKNALVTPEWLEHRLETVASDSPDLRLVEVDLNTDFYAEAHIPGAVSIDWRRHLQHETRRDIPSKAALADLLGTRGITDQSTLVLYGDSSNWFAAHLYWMLTYYGHEDIYLLDGGRRHWLESGRPTSESVPSYTPRSYRPGGPYEHVRAYRHDVHRALSKPTALVDVRLPEEYDGTILAPPGMTESAQRGGHIPGAVNIVWSENLRSDGRFKSLEALRRLYCEYDIDSDRDIIVYCRIGERSSLTWFVLSELLGYSSVRNYDGAWTEWGNLVAVPVTTDRT